The following proteins come from a genomic window of Flavobacteriales bacterium:
- a CDS encoding oligosaccharide flippase family protein: MSVLKKLAGQTAIYGLSSIVARFLNYLLVPLHTAVFVPQQYGIITEMYAYVAFLIILLTYGMETAFFRFNSKEGQEPKTVFSTILSSLLGTTSMFILMAVVFAQPIADWLLYPDNKEYVVWFAIIVGLDAVSSIPLARLRSQNKAKTFAGVNIANVAVNVGLNLFFLKYCLPLVKSGGGNWLTDTFYDPNTGVGYVFIANLLASIVKFLLLSPTMISGFVRPHFQLLKPMLIYALPLLVAGLAGMMNEMFDRVMLKRLLIPTKGMDAAMFQLGIYGACYKLSIIISLMIQAFRYAAEPFFFSQEKEAGSRQLYAKVMTYFVWVLAGTFLFVMLYLDLFKHFIPNKIYWEGLKVVPILLMANIFLGIYYNQSVWYKLTDKTSYGAGLAIFGAIITLVLNLLFIPKYGYMASAWATFACYGSMMVVSYLLGRKFYPVPYELGKLTLMVGGAVVLYWASVVLRVSEMPYALAINVIFLLSYAALSWFLLRPNFKLNR, encoded by the coding sequence TTGTCCGTTCTAAAGAAACTCGCAGGCCAGACCGCCATCTATGGATTGAGTTCCATTGTGGCGCGGTTTCTCAACTACCTGTTGGTACCGTTGCATACCGCTGTCTTTGTGCCGCAGCAATATGGCATCATCACCGAGATGTATGCCTACGTGGCCTTCCTCATCATCCTGCTCACCTACGGAATGGAAACGGCTTTCTTCCGTTTTAACTCAAAGGAAGGGCAAGAGCCGAAAACCGTATTCTCCACCATCCTGAGTTCGCTGCTCGGAACCACTTCCATGTTCATTCTGATGGCCGTGGTATTTGCCCAACCCATTGCCGATTGGTTGCTGTATCCCGACAATAAGGAATACGTGGTGTGGTTCGCCATCATCGTTGGTCTGGATGCCGTTTCGTCAATCCCATTGGCGCGACTCCGTTCGCAGAACAAGGCCAAGACATTCGCTGGGGTCAATATTGCCAATGTGGCCGTAAATGTTGGGCTGAACCTGTTCTTCCTCAAATACTGTCTGCCCTTGGTGAAAAGTGGTGGCGGCAACTGGCTTACCGACACGTTCTACGACCCGAACACAGGGGTCGGCTACGTGTTCATTGCCAACCTTTTGGCAAGTATCGTCAAGTTCCTGCTGCTGTCGCCAACCATGATCAGCGGGTTTGTCCGCCCTCATTTCCAACTGCTCAAACCCATGCTCATTTATGCCTTGCCATTACTGGTGGCAGGTTTGGCAGGGATGATGAATGAGATGTTCGACCGTGTAATGCTGAAGCGGCTGCTTATCCCGACCAAAGGAATGGATGCGGCCATGTTTCAATTGGGCATTTATGGGGCGTGCTACAAACTTTCCATCATCATTTCGTTGATGATACAGGCGTTCCGCTACGCGGCAGAACCGTTCTTCTTTTCGCAAGAGAAGGAAGCTGGCAGCAGACAGCTCTACGCCAAGGTCATGACCTATTTCGTGTGGGTATTGGCGGGCACCTTCCTGTTCGTGATGCTCTATCTCGACCTCTTCAAACACTTTATTCCGAACAAGATATACTGGGAAGGGCTCAAGGTCGTTCCGATATTGCTCATGGCAAACATTTTCCTCGGCATCTATTATAATCAGTCGGTGTGGTACAAGCTCACCGACAAGACCAGCTATGGCGCGGGGTTGGCCATCTTCGGGGCCATCATCACCTTGGTTTTGAACCTCCTCTTCATCCCCAAATACGGGTACATGGCATCGGCCTGGGCCACATTTGCCTGTTACGGTTCCATGATGGTGGTGTCTTATCTGCTTGGCAGGAAGTTCTACCCCGTTCCGTACGAGTTGGGCAAACTGACGCTGATGGTCGGTGGGGCCGTGGTTTTATACTGGGCAAGTGTCGTTCTTCGCGTTTCCGAAATGCCGTACGCCTTGGCCATCAACGTGATATTTTTACTGAGTTATGCGGCACTTTCGTGGTTCTTGCTCCGCCCCAATTTCAAGCTGAACAGGTGA
- a CDS encoding dUTP diphosphatase, which produces MEVEVVNRSTHHLPNYETELSAGMDLRANIEVDIELKSLERALVPTGLFIALPKGTEAQIRPRSGMAYKHGLTVLNSPGTIDADYRGEVKVLLVNLSNEPFVIKNGERIAQMVVAKHEQVAWKEVETLNETVRGAGGFGHTGKH; this is translated from the coding sequence ATGGAAGTAGAAGTAGTCAATCGTTCAACCCACCATCTGCCCAATTACGAAACGGAGCTTTCGGCAGGCATGGATCTGCGGGCGAACATTGAAGTGGACATCGAACTGAAAAGCCTGGAACGCGCATTGGTACCAACGGGGCTGTTCATCGCGTTGCCCAAAGGAACAGAAGCGCAGATACGTCCGCGAAGCGGTATGGCCTACAAGCACGGTCTGACGGTTTTGAATTCGCCCGGAACCATTGATGCAGACTACCGTGGCGAGGTGAAAGTGCTGCTTGTCAACCTTTCGAACGAACCGTTTGTTATCAAGAACGGTGAGCGCATTGCCCAGATGGTGGTGGCAAAACACGAGCAGGTAGCTTGGAAAGAAGTGGAAACATTGAACGAAACGGTCCGCGGTGCAGGCGGATTCGGACACACAGGAAAGCATTGA
- a CDS encoding tetratricopeptide repeat protein produces MRRLLHIVPLVVLMLAVSVASAQRRKKKEKGPSYEEQRQITELFFDASKEKMLGNYEEAAALYHECIKIYPKHAASYYELGNLLTMSQHVDEALPFAKRALELDPDNEWYALFAAEILMNLNDFELAAKIYERLVEQHPEKVEYMYELATTYIYMNKPEKAIDAYNKIEEQLGVSEEISVQKEKIYLQLDRLDDAVKELENLIANFPGEQRYLGMLAEVYTANDMLDKAYEVYERMIKNDPDDPILHLNLAEYFKKKDDYDRSFEELKEAFGSPALDIDQKIQVMMSYYNLTEGNDKLLSQAYELLDLLTAAHPKDAKAFAMKADFLQRDGRIKEARESFYKTVALDSSRFMIWSSLVNTSYELGDYDAMERDSRKALELFPNQGLMYLMNGIANNSLKRYKEATDILNEGEVFTRSDTYLNVQLLSVLADAYNNLKQYQESDEAFDKALKKDPVNALILNNYAYFLSLRAEKLDKAEEMSRRSNVLQSRQPSYQDTYAWILYQEQKYEEALEWILKAMENGGSTSGTIVEHYGDILYKLGETEKAMEEWKAALELGDHSDELPEKVNGNKLP; encoded by the coding sequence TTGAGGAGACTGTTGCACATAGTACCGTTGGTGGTGTTGATGTTGGCCGTAAGTGTCGCATCCGCACAGCGGAGAAAGAAGAAGGAGAAAGGCCCCAGCTACGAGGAGCAGCGGCAGATAACCGAACTGTTCTTTGATGCCAGCAAGGAGAAGATGCTCGGCAACTACGAGGAGGCGGCCGCGCTGTACCACGAATGCATCAAGATCTATCCGAAACATGCTGCCTCGTACTACGAGTTGGGAAACCTGCTCACCATGAGCCAGCATGTAGACGAAGCGCTGCCCTTTGCCAAACGCGCGCTGGAACTCGACCCCGACAATGAGTGGTATGCGCTTTTTGCCGCAGAGATCCTTATGAATCTGAATGATTTTGAGCTTGCCGCCAAGATCTATGAAAGGCTGGTGGAACAGCATCCCGAAAAGGTGGAATACATGTACGAGCTGGCCACCACGTACATCTACATGAACAAGCCTGAAAAGGCGATTGACGCTTACAACAAGATCGAGGAACAATTGGGTGTGAGCGAGGAGATCTCGGTTCAAAAAGAGAAGATCTATTTGCAACTTGACCGTTTGGATGACGCGGTGAAAGAGCTGGAAAACCTGATCGCGAACTTCCCTGGCGAGCAACGCTATTTGGGTATGCTGGCGGAAGTTTACACCGCCAACGACATGCTGGATAAGGCATACGAAGTGTATGAGCGCATGATCAAAAACGATCCTGATGACCCGATCCTGCATCTGAATCTGGCGGAGTATTTCAAGAAGAAAGATGATTACGACCGTTCGTTCGAGGAACTGAAAGAAGCTTTCGGAAGCCCTGCGCTGGACATTGATCAGAAGATTCAGGTGATGATGTCCTATTACAATCTCACCGAAGGGAACGACAAGTTGCTTTCACAGGCCTATGAACTGCTTGACCTTCTGACCGCAGCACACCCGAAAGACGCCAAGGCATTTGCCATGAAGGCCGATTTTCTGCAACGCGATGGCAGGATCAAAGAAGCACGTGAGTCATTCTACAAGACCGTTGCCTTGGACAGCAGCCGATTCATGATCTGGAGTTCATTGGTGAACACGAGCTATGAGTTGGGCGATTATGACGCCATGGAACGCGACAGTCGCAAGGCGCTGGAACTGTTCCCAAACCAAGGTTTGATGTACCTGATGAACGGCATTGCCAACAACAGCCTGAAGCGGTATAAGGAAGCCACAGACATTTTGAATGAAGGTGAGGTTTTCACCCGTTCGGACACGTACCTGAATGTACAATTGCTTTCTGTTCTGGCGGATGCCTACAACAACTTGAAGCAGTATCAGGAATCGGACGAGGCATTTGATAAGGCGCTTAAAAAAGACCCTGTGAATGCGCTCATTCTGAACAATTACGCCTACTTCCTTTCGCTGCGCGCAGAGAAATTGGATAAGGCCGAAGAGATGTCGCGCAGGTCGAATGTGTTGCAATCGCGGCAGCCATCTTATCAGGACACGTATGCGTGGATCCTTTATCAGGAACAGAAGTACGAAGAGGCTTTGGAATGGATTCTGAAAGCGATGGAGAACGGAGGTTCCACAAGCGGCACCATCGTGGAGCATTATGGCGACATTCTATACAAATTGGGCGAGACCGAAAAGGCGATGGAAGAATGGAAAGCGGCCTTGGAACTGGGCGACCATAGCGATGAACTTCCCGAAAAAGTAAACGGCAACAAATTGCCATAG